In Desulfosudis oleivorans Hxd3, the DNA window CATGAAAACCGCGGACGCGGTGTCGGCCAATATTTCCGCCGGCCAGGTGGCCGTCTCCCTGGCGGGATTTGTCCTGGTGTACGGCCTGCTGGGCGCTGTGGGTATCTACCTGATGGCGACCAGTGCCGTTAAAGGCCCTGTCGAACTCGAATAAGGAGAGAGGTGATGGAGCTTCAAGCCGTATGGTTTTTTCTCTGGGGCCTGCTGTGGGCCATCTTTTTCATGACCGACGGGTTTGACTTTGGCGTGGGCATTCTCTACCCGTTTTTTGGAAAGACCGAACAGGACCGGCGGGTGATGGTCAACGCCCTGGGACCCCTATGGGACGGCAACGAGGTGTGGCTCATCACCGCCGGCGGCGTCACCTTTGCCGCCTTTCCCGCGGTGTATGCCATGATGTTCTCCTCACTCTATACACCCCTGATGCTGATCCTGTTTGCCCTGATTTTCCGGGGCGTCTCCTTTGAGTTCCGGGGCAAAATCGATTCCCCGGCCTGGCGGCGGGTGTGGGATATCTGCATTTTTGCCGGCAGCCTGGTTCCGGCCCTGCTGTTCGGTGTGGCCTTTGCCAATATCTTTGCCGGCCTTCCCTTTGACGCCGCCGGCTATCACGGAAACCTTTTTTCGCTGCTCACCCCCTATGGCCTGATGGGCGGCGCTTTGTTTGTGCTGCTGTTTATCGTGCACGGGGCCCTGTGGCTCTGCATCAAAACAGAGGGGCCGCTCCAGGAACGGGCCGCGGGAACCGCGGCGGTTGCCTGGATCGTGCTGCTGTGCGTGGCGGCCCTGTTTCTGATCGCCTCGGCCTTTGCCACGCCCCTGTATGGCAACTACCTGTCCGCGCCCGCGCTTTTTCTGATCCCGGCGGCAGCAGTGGCGGCCCTGGTGGGGGTGCGGATCTTTATCGCCCGGCGCAACTGGTTTGCGGCCTGGGGCAGTTCGGCGGCCACGATCGTGATGTGCACCTTTTTCGGCATCGCCGGCCTTTATCCGAACCTGTTTCCATCAAAACTGGATCCGGCCGCCAGCCTGACGGCCTTTAATGCATCGTCCAGTCCACTGACCCTGAAAATCATGCTGGGCGTGGTGCTGGCGGTCATTCCCGTGGTGATCGCCTACCAGGTATGGGCCTACATGCTGTTCAAAGGCAAGGTGATTGTTGAGGAGATGGAGTATTGACAGAATATTTCATAAAATTTTTCGACAGGTATAAATTTTATATAAAATACAAACTGTTGAATTAAAAATCGAATAATTTTGAAGGATACAAACTGTCAGGGGCGACTTGAGGTATTTTATGCCAATTTTATGTCGAAAAATTTCACCCTTCGGGCGAGTCGCCTTGGCCGCATCTGCTGTGTTGCGGGACATTCGCGGTAGATTGACTACAGCTTCATGTCCCGCGCCTTGCATCTGCGACCAAATCAACTCGTGAAATATCCGGGTTAGCAGAAGGGTTCAAAGATTCAATTGGCGACCCTGGCCAAAAAAATTACGGAGGATTGAATGAAACAGCGCAAGTGGTTCTGGCCGGTACTGGCGGCCCTGGTTTTAACGGCCGTGGCGGCCCTGGCGGCGGAAATGAACATGGGGGCCCCGAACCTGGTGATTCCCGCCGGCAACAAAGGAGATGTCTCCTTTCCCCACGGCACCCACCAGACGGTGCTGGAAGACTGCAACACCTGCCACAGCCTCTTTCCCCAGGAGCCGGGCAGCATCGTCTCCCTGAAGGCGGCCGGCACCCTGCGCAAAATGCAGGTGATGAAGGTGTGCCAGGGGTGCCACAAAGAGATGACCCAGGCCGGCAAAAAGACCGGGCCGGTGAGCTGCAATGACTGCCATCAATAATAACGGAAACGGGAAAACACAAGGAGGCATCTGACACCATGGAGGAAAAGAGCAGGCTGAAGGATGGAGAAAAGGGAGTTGTGCTGCAGAGAGACAAAGAGACTTACGCTATTGCGCCCCATCTTGCCTGCGGCGTGGTGACGCCGGAGGTTCTGCGCAAACTGGCCGATGCGGCCGAAAAATACAATGCCGCGGCCGTCAAGGTGACCAGCGCGGCCCGCATCGCCCTGGTGGGGATCCGGCCTGAAGACATCGACAATATCTGGCGGGACCTGGGCATTGCGCCGGGCCATGCCGTTGGCATGTGCGTGCGCAGTGTCAAGGCATGCCCTGGCACGGCTTTCTGCCGCCTGGGCCAGCGGGACAGCCTGGGCATGGGCATGAAGCTGGACGAGATCTACCACGGCATGGACCTGCCCAGCAAAACCAAAATGGGGGTCAGCGGCTGCAAGAACCAGTGCGCGGAAAACTGCATCAAGGATGTGGGGCTCCATGGGACAAAAAACGGATGGGTGCTGACCGTGGGCGGCAAGGGAACCAGCAGGCCCCGGCTGGCCGATACCCTGGCCGAGGGAATCGAATCCGACGAGCAGGCCCTTGAACTGGTGGCAAAAGTAGTCGATTTTTACAAGACCAATGCCGAAAAACCCGAGCGCATCGGCGCCATGCTCGACCGGATCGGGCTGGATGCGATGAAAGCGGCGGTTTTATAAATTTGGGCGCAAACGGTTTCGATCCCGATACCGATACCGATAGCGATAGCGATTTTAATAAAAACCATATGGAAAGGAGAGCGTCATGGACAAGTATGTATGCGAAGTGTGTGGTTATGTGTATGACCCGGCCGAAGGCGATTCTGAAAACAATATCCCGCCGGGAACCGCGTTTGCGGATCTGCCTGCCGACTGGGAATGTCCGGTCTGCGGGGCCAGTAAGGATGATTTTGTAAAGCAGGAGTAACTCGCACACAGGCAGCTGAACGAGAGAAGGGATACGGCCTGCCGTGTCCCTTTGCTCATCTCTGCCGGCGCTGATTTTCAGATCTGAATTTCAGGAAGAGAGGAATAAAATGGCGGCATTTGAAATTGCAAAAGGTATTTACAGCGTGGGCGCGGTGGACTGG includes these proteins:
- a CDS encoding cytochrome c3 family protein, yielding MKQRKWFWPVLAALVLTAVAALAAEMNMGAPNLVIPAGNKGDVSFPHGTHQTVLEDCNTCHSLFPQEPGSIVSLKAAGTLRKMQVMKVCQGCHKEMTQAGKKTGPVSCNDCHQ
- the cydB gene encoding cytochrome d ubiquinol oxidase subunit II; this encodes MELQAVWFFLWGLLWAIFFMTDGFDFGVGILYPFFGKTEQDRRVMVNALGPLWDGNEVWLITAGGVTFAAFPAVYAMMFSSLYTPLMLILFALIFRGVSFEFRGKIDSPAWRRVWDICIFAGSLVPALLFGVAFANIFAGLPFDAAGYHGNLFSLLTPYGLMGGALFVLLFIVHGALWLCIKTEGPLQERAAGTAAVAWIVLLCVAALFLIASAFATPLYGNYLSAPALFLIPAAAVAALVGVRIFIARRNWFAAWGSSAATIVMCTFFGIAGLYPNLFPSKLDPAASLTAFNASSSPLTLKIMLGVVLAVIPVVIAYQVWAYMLFKGKVIVEEMEY
- the rd gene encoding rubredoxin, encoding MDKYVCEVCGYVYDPAEGDSENNIPPGTAFADLPADWECPVCGASKDDFVKQE
- a CDS encoding nitrite/sulfite reductase domain-containing protein, giving the protein MEEKSRLKDGEKGVVLQRDKETYAIAPHLACGVVTPEVLRKLADAAEKYNAAAVKVTSAARIALVGIRPEDIDNIWRDLGIAPGHAVGMCVRSVKACPGTAFCRLGQRDSLGMGMKLDEIYHGMDLPSKTKMGVSGCKNQCAENCIKDVGLHGTKNGWVLTVGGKGTSRPRLADTLAEGIESDEQALELVAKVVDFYKTNAEKPERIGAMLDRIGLDAMKAAVL